In the genome of Cryptomeria japonica chromosome 8, Sugi_1.0, whole genome shotgun sequence, one region contains:
- the LOC131046882 gene encoding protein DETOXIFICATION 33, protein MADVLSSPLLEEEEEDNDISNHEVASRENIRLTDLDSIASFQQLIKESWVESKKLWKIAGPAIFSSLCSYSILLITSICAGHLGNVELAAVSIQGSVIGLLAFGLLLGMGSALETLCGQAVGAGKLQMLGVYLQRSWLILLGTSVLLSFIYIFATPILKLLGQEDDVADLAGEFALWMLPQLFLYSLYFPMQKFLQAQSKLMAMAWIALVTLIIHAFLSWLLIFELGLGLVGAAITLHISWSLIDISQFLYIVYFFPDTWKGFSWLAFHDLWPFIRLSVASGVMLCLEIWYMMSLIIMTGNLKNATIEIDALSICMNLNAWEAMIFIGFNAAISVRVSNELGAGHPKAAKFAVLIVVLTSLSIGLICMAIILATKNDFAVLFTSSEVVMKAVSTMAMLLGVTMLLNSVQPVLSGVAVGGGWQSLIAYVNVGSYYCFGLPLGLLMGYKFDLGAKGIWTGMICGTALQTLILLLITYFTNWNREAAQAEDRMRIWGGSVEANTNRSLKGEENVEYENIP, encoded by the exons ATGGCTGATGTTCTTAGCTCACCATTGttggaggaagaggaggaagataATGATATCAGTAACCATGAAGTTGCTAGCAGAGAGAATATCAGATTGACAGACCTGGATAGTATTGCTAGTTTTCAACAGTTGATAAAAGAAAGTTGGGTAGAGTCAAAGAAACTGTGGAAAATTGCAGGGCCTGCTATTTTTAGCAGCTTATGTTCATATTCAATACTGCTGATCACATCAATATGTGCAGGCCATTTGGGTAATGTGGAATTGGCAGCTGTGTCAATTCAAGGCTCTGTTATTGGACTCTTGGCTTTTGGACTCCTG TTGGGAATGGGCAGTGCATTAGAAACCCTTTGTGGTCAGGCTGTCGGAGCAGGCAAACTTCAAATGCTTGGAGTGTATTTGCAACGTTCATGGTTAATATTGCTGGGTACATCAGTGCTTTTGAGTTTTATTTACATCTTTGCTACCCCAATTCTTAAGCTGCTGGGACAGGAGGATGATGTAGCTGATCTAGCAGGAGAGTTTGCACTTTGGATGCTACCACAGCTGTTTCTCTATTCATTATATTTCCCAATGCAAAAGTTCCTTCAGGCACAAAGCAAACTCATGGCCATGGCTTGGATTGCCTTAGTCACATTGATAATCCATGCCTTTTTGAGTTGGTTATTAATATTCGAACTGGGTTTGGGGTTAGTTGGAGCAGCTATTACATTACATATATCGTGGTCTCTTATCGATATCAGTCAGTTTTTGTATATTGTTTACTTTTTCCCAGATACTTGGAAAGGATTCTCCTGGCTTGCCTTTCATGACCTATGGCCTTTCATTCGACTTTCAGTGGCTTCGGGTGTGATGTTATG TTTGGAGATCTGGTATATGATGTCACTGATTATTATGACGGGTAATTTGAAAAATGCAACAATTGAAATCGATGCGCTATCTATCTG CATGAATTTGAACGCATGGGAAGCCATGATCTTCATCGGTTTTAATGCTGCCATTAG TGTGAGAGTATCGAATGAACTGGGAGCTGGTCACCCGAAAGCTGCAAAATTTGCTGTCCTCATCGTGGTTCTAACATCATTGTCGATTGGCCTTATATGTATGGCAATCATTCTTGCAACCAAAAATGATTTTGCAGTACTATTCACAAGTAGTGAAGTGGTCATGAAAGCAGTCTCCACTATGGCAATGTTACTTGGAGTGACGATGCTTTTGAATAGTGTACAACCAGTTCTATCAG GTGTGGCTGTAGGCGGAGGTTGGCAAAGTCTGATAGCCTATGTAAATGTAGGGAGCTACTATTGTTTTGGATTACCTCTTGGCCTGCTTATGGGATATAAGTTCGACCTTGGAGCGAAG GGCATTTGGACGGGCATGATTTGTGGAACAGCCCTTCAGACTCTTATTTTATTGTTAATCACATATTTCACAAACTGGAATCGAGAG GCTGCTCAAGCCGAGGATCGTATGAGGATATGGGGAGGATCAGTTGAGGCTAATACCAATCGATCATTGAAA GGGGAAGAGAATGTTGAATATGAGAACATCCCTTAA